A genomic window from Bacillota bacterium includes:
- a CDS encoding sensor histidine kinase produces MWSDKIPKNINIHSLKVKMIITIFLCFLFIITFSLFNSVMAARIIKNKTNTSLLRTVEQTNRYLNFLFKKAKDIGFSISVNQSLVDLSRAVYSKDSYSFYTTIDNLYKNIMYQAEINSEIDTIFVYIDCIQYLITSKYGMYTYQNMKNTLWAKIVFNMEGKYGWINKYSDEEFNNISNTPRNSLLTFIIRADKINKNIETPAYVSIHFRESDILKIMSSIKVTPGTTAYIVSNNKILVAEDRNMLDKTFDEIIGINAENIENQRFLKLKLDNKNTYQVVFEKNEVINGGLLVLIPEKELLEEQKRLRIFVFFLVSLIAFFFIYFVLKLVIEYVDKPVTKLTKYMQMAERGDFDSKINEKRKDEFGYLYKSYNQMVDRIKKLIEELYEQKLIRTEMEVKALQKQINPHFLYNTLEIVNWIAKVNNIDSISKIVISLSNMYRITFNEGKDLIKIRDMIYGVRCYLDIQKIRFGESFSYEINLRPEIEDYFILNLIVQTIVENAVIHGIDEGSPGGLIKITGYSEKDDVCFIIEDNGRGMNEEKLQLILANINSQNVVSDSGLRNVQKRIKLLYGDNYGISIESSLNKGTRVLLRVPVIKEPVLEEISEGGNLE; encoded by the coding sequence ATGTGGAGTGATAAGATTCCTAAGAATATAAATATTCATAGCTTAAAGGTAAAAATGATAATTACCATATTTTTATGTTTTCTATTTATTATTACTTTTTCTTTATTTAATAGCGTTATGGCAGCAAGGATAATTAAAAATAAAACAAACACTTCGCTATTACGGACTGTTGAGCAGACTAACCGTTATTTAAATTTTTTGTTTAAAAAGGCAAAAGATATAGGATTTTCAATATCTGTAAATCAAAGTCTAGTAGATCTTTCTAGAGCAGTATATTCTAAAGACAGTTACAGCTTTTATACTACTATCGATAATTTATATAAAAATATTATGTACCAAGCAGAAATAAACAGCGAAATTGATACAATATTTGTTTATATTGATTGTATACAATACCTGATAACTTCAAAATATGGTATGTATACTTATCAAAACATGAAAAACACATTATGGGCAAAAATTGTATTTAATATGGAGGGAAAATACGGGTGGATCAACAAGTATAGCGATGAGGAGTTTAATAACATATCGAATACCCCCAGAAACAGTTTATTAACTTTCATTATAAGAGCTGATAAGATCAACAAAAATATTGAAACACCGGCATATGTAAGTATCCATTTTAGAGAGAGTGATATACTTAAAATAATGAGCAGTATAAAAGTTACGCCTGGCACAACCGCATATATAGTAAGCAACAATAAAATACTTGTAGCAGAGGACAGGAATATGCTCGATAAAACTTTTGACGAAATAATCGGTATAAATGCTGAGAACATAGAAAATCAGCGGTTTTTGAAGTTAAAGCTTGACAATAAAAACACATACCAGGTTGTATTCGAGAAAAATGAAGTTATAAACGGTGGGCTTCTTGTACTAATACCAGAAAAGGAACTATTGGAGGAACAAAAAAGGCTTAGGATTTTTGTGTTTTTTTTGGTAAGTTTAATTGCGTTTTTTTTCATTTACTTTGTTTTGAAGCTAGTTATAGAATATGTAGACAAGCCTGTCACAAAGTTAACTAAATATATGCAAATGGCGGAAAGGGGCGATTTTGACAGCAAAATCAATGAAAAAAGAAAAGATGAATTCGGGTACTTATATAAAAGCTATAACCAAATGGTAGATAGAATTAAGAAATTAATAGAGGAGCTGTATGAACAAAAACTCATACGTACGGAAATGGAAGTCAAGGCATTACAAAAACAAATAAACCCCCATTTTTTATATAACACGTTAGAAATTGTTAACTGGATTGCGAAGGTAAATAATATTGACAGCATATCCAAAATAGTTATTTCTCTTTCGAATATGTATAGAATTACATTTAACGAGGGGAAAGATTTAATAAAAATCAGGGATATGATTTATGGCGTCCGCTGTTATTTGGATATACAAAAGATACGTTTCGGTGAAAGCTTTTCCTATGAAATTAATCTTAGACCGGAAATAGAAGATTACTTTATATTAAACTTAATAGTACAGACAATTGTTGAAAATGCTGTAATACATGGAATCGATGAGGGAAGCCCGGGTGGTTTAATAAAGATTACAGGTTATAGTGAAAAGGATGACGTTTGTTTTATCATTGAAGATAACGGAAGGGGAATGAACGAGGAAAAATTGCAGTTAATTCTTGCCAATATAAATTCACAGAATGTTGTAAGTGATTCAGGGTTGAGAAATGTTCAAAAGCGTATAAAACTTTTATATGGGGACAATTATGGAATTAGCATAGAAAGCAGTTTAAATAAAGGTACAAGGGTTTTATTGAGAGTGCCTGTAATAAAAGAACCGGTTCTTGAAGAAATATCAGAGGGAGGGAATTTGGAATGA
- a CDS encoding extracellular solute-binding protein, with protein sequence MSKTVKKFFALAICLFMLVTVFAGCKTAEKSTDTKKTDQTKETGTIKEEGVGKPDLLEITRCLYFGDASDNPDLKEEWPKVFTEKTGVNTKVNSPPRNEFMEKVYLSLAAGELKGMVNVFTPADVLKMIEDETIEPLDEYLKDNPTWNSMPEGFRNLFKFDGKIWAVPMGYSGSYFTRAIRKDWLDKLGLKVPETVDDLYEAAKAFTEKDPDGNGQNDTVGLVSSGTWNLQDIFQAFGARLNNVGGNSIAWDPNYNRWRDSMLSTDNMVAALTYLNNMYKNGYLDKELFTNKGSNMREKFWSGKYGSTFYWVMFGIGSEPTIQKNYPDAKVVEIPGLKGRVTENLNQRVVGGAPYVLVKGTKQPKEVVNAFVNLFFGNNPEYHFMGRLGIPDKTFRIEGNTVYTLKDPKTGQFYAQPGIVSEIPKYDSSKYKIIPDGTPEEKARAEQNIAKRLELDKIGYEKKLIFDCPNDALISKKYTELSGDINKLFNEAITKAIIGEVKPEDAVKNYVSQMKALGADKVLEEANAAIGQKPDQQY encoded by the coding sequence ATGTCAAAAACAGTAAAAAAATTTTTTGCACTTGCAATATGCTTATTTATGTTAGTGACAGTATTTGCAGGGTGCAAAACAGCAGAAAAAAGCACTGACACTAAAAAAACTGATCAAACCAAAGAAACTGGCACTATCAAGGAAGAAGGAGTAGGTAAGCCTGATCTTCTGGAAATCACAAGATGTCTATATTTTGGTGATGCATCTGACAACCCTGACCTGAAAGAAGAATGGCCAAAAGTATTTACCGAAAAAACAGGTGTAAATACAAAAGTAAATTCACCCCCGAGGAATGAATTCATGGAAAAGGTATATCTATCACTTGCGGCAGGCGAATTAAAAGGAATGGTTAATGTATTTACACCGGCTGACGTTCTAAAAATGATAGAGGATGAAACAATTGAACCTCTTGATGAGTATCTCAAAGATAACCCGACATGGAACTCTATGCCTGAAGGTTTCAGGAATCTTTTTAAATTTGACGGGAAAATTTGGGCAGTTCCAATGGGTTACTCCGGAAGCTATTTTACCAGGGCCATTCGAAAAGACTGGTTAGACAAACTCGGCCTTAAAGTTCCCGAAACAGTAGATGATTTGTATGAAGCAGCAAAGGCATTTACAGAAAAAGATCCTGATGGAAACGGACAAAATGATACAGTAGGACTTGTTTCTTCAGGCACATGGAATTTACAGGATATTTTCCAGGCATTCGGAGCAAGGTTAAATAATGTCGGAGGAAATAGTATTGCTTGGGATCCAAATTATAACAGGTGGCGTGACAGTATGCTCAGCACTGACAACATGGTTGCAGCATTGACTTATTTAAATAATATGTATAAAAATGGTTATTTGGACAAAGAATTATTTACCAACAAGGGAAGCAACATGAGAGAAAAATTCTGGTCAGGTAAATATGGAAGTACATTTTACTGGGTAATGTTTGGTATTGGTTCAGAGCCGACAATCCAAAAGAATTATCCAGATGCTAAGGTAGTAGAAATACCGGGGCTTAAAGGCAGAGTCACAGAGAATCTGAATCAAAGGGTTGTTGGAGGGGCTCCTTATGTATTAGTTAAAGGTACCAAACAACCAAAAGAAGTAGTAAATGCTTTTGTAAATCTTTTCTTTGGCAATAACCCCGAATACCACTTTATGGGAAGGCTCGGTATACCTGACAAGACCTTCAGGATAGAAGGAAACACCGTCTATACTTTAAAAGATCCCAAGACAGGCCAATTTTATGCACAGCCGGGGATAGTTAGCGAAATTCCAAAATACGATTCCAGTAAATATAAAATTATACCTGACGGTACACCTGAGGAAAAAGCTCGTGCAGAACAAAACATAGCTAAAAGACTTGAACTTGACAAAATTGGGTATGAAAAGAAGTTAATATTTGATTGCCCAAACGATGCACTAATTTCTAAAAAATATACTGAATTGTCCGGTGATATTAATAAATTATTTAACGAAGCAATAACAAAAGCAATTATAGGTGAAGTAAAACCTGAAGACGCGGTAAAGAATTATGTATCACAGATGAAAGCTTTAGGTGCTGATAAGGTACTAGAAGAAGCTAATGCAGCAATTGGTCAAAAACCTGACCAGCAATATTAA
- a CDS encoding carbohydrate ABC transporter permease, whose product MKPTVSERIFNIAIYIFFVAFCILMLVPVLYVLKKSFDVGSSGELSLSLIPKQFSLFYYRIILNDRGIYRPFLNSAFITVVGTALSIFLESMGAYTLSKRDLPGNKIFIYMIIIPMMFGGGLIPYYLLIKYLGLMNKIAVLIIPACISGWNMLLIRNYYFSIHPSLSESAMIDGAQEFTIFWKIILPLSTPVLAAISLFTAVGYWNTFFSAILFINDPKKYTFPVKLREMIIVQQEMQRQIESMLIQTGEDTIRKSLNTEGISSAMIIISMLPIILIYPYLQKHFAKGIMIGSIKG is encoded by the coding sequence ATGAAACCAACTGTAAGTGAAAGGATATTCAATATAGCGATTTATATATTTTTTGTGGCATTTTGTATATTAATGCTTGTTCCTGTTTTGTATGTTCTGAAAAAATCATTTGATGTAGGTAGTTCGGGAGAGTTGTCATTGAGTTTAATACCAAAACAGTTTTCGTTGTTTTATTACAGAATTATTCTGAACGATAGAGGAATATACCGGCCATTTTTAAATTCTGCTTTTATTACTGTTGTAGGTACTGCCCTGTCAATATTTTTAGAATCGATGGGTGCCTATACATTGTCAAAAAGAGATCTTCCTGGTAACAAAATTTTTATATATATGATAATAATACCAATGATGTTTGGTGGAGGTCTAATACCGTATTATTTATTAATTAAATATTTAGGTTTAATGAATAAAATAGCTGTATTAATTATACCTGCATGTATTAGTGGCTGGAATATGCTTCTTATACGTAATTATTATTTCAGCATACATCCTAGTTTAAGCGAATCGGCGATGATAGACGGAGCACAAGAATTTACAATATTTTGGAAAATTATTCTTCCACTTTCTACTCCCGTATTAGCTGCAATATCTTTATTTACTGCTGTTGGTTACTGGAATACTTTTTTCAGTGCAATATTGTTTATAAATGATCCTAAAAAGTATACTTTCCCGGTAAAATTAAGAGAGATGATAATAGTCCAGCAGGAGATGCAGAGGCAAATTGAAAGCATGCTAATTCAAACGGGTGAGGATACAATCAGGAAGAGTTTAAATACAGAGGGAATATCATCCGCAATGATAATAATATCAATGTTGCCTATTATTTTAATATATCCTTATTTGCAAAAACACTTTGCTAAAGGTATAATGATTGGTTCGATTAAAGGGTAA
- a CDS encoding sugar ABC transporter permease: MEAVDNLKTAGIQKKKRIFSKRNITLYLMILPVVVWYIIFAYVPMPGIAIAFADFKVSGFKGWVGFDNFKFIFNLKFFWQSFFNTWVFVIYNYIFGFPAPIILALLLNELRHKYFKKFIQTISTLPNFISWVVVSGMWITLLSPSTGYVNYIIKALGGEPVYFLSKASMFPALFTFIRIWKGIGYSSIIYLAAIAGIDPELYESASIDGATRLQQSWHITLPGIKYTVLVIFVLSFTGVLNLFEPIYVLKNPMIESTAEVLDTYIYSMGVVQARYPLATAMGLFKATISLALVLLSNFLSKKLTEDNRSIL, translated from the coding sequence ATGGAAGCAGTTGACAATCTCAAAACCGCAGGAATACAAAAAAAGAAAAGAATATTTTCAAAAAGAAATATAACATTATACCTTATGATACTTCCTGTTGTAGTATGGTATATAATATTTGCATATGTACCTATGCCTGGAATCGCAATTGCATTTGCTGATTTTAAAGTTTCAGGTTTTAAGGGTTGGGTAGGTTTTGACAACTTTAAGTTTATATTTAACTTAAAGTTTTTTTGGCAATCATTTTTTAACACTTGGGTTTTTGTAATTTATAATTATATATTTGGTTTTCCAGCTCCGATAATACTTGCTTTACTGTTAAATGAATTAAGACACAAATATTTTAAAAAATTTATACAGACAATAAGCACACTTCCAAACTTTATATCCTGGGTTGTAGTATCAGGAATGTGGATAACGTTACTTTCTCCAAGTACGGGGTATGTGAATTATATTATTAAAGCACTTGGGGGCGAGCCTGTATACTTCTTATCAAAAGCTTCAATGTTTCCGGCGCTGTTTACGTTTATTAGGATATGGAAAGGTATTGGATATAGTTCCATCATATATTTGGCCGCTATAGCAGGTATAGATCCCGAATTATATGAATCGGCTTCTATTGATGGTGCGACAAGACTTCAACAGTCGTGGCATATTACATTACCCGGTATTAAATACACGGTATTAGTTATATTTGTTCTTTCTTTTACAGGAGTATTGAACTTGTTTGAACCAATATATGTACTTAAAAATCCTATGATTGAATCTACAGCGGAAGTTTTAGATACTTATATTTACAGTATGGGTGTTGTTCAAGCAAGGTATCCCCTGGCAACAGCGATGGGACTATTTAAAGCAACCATATCGTTAGCTTTGGTACTTCTTTCAAATTTTTTAAGTAAAAAGCTAACAGAAGATAACAGGAGTATACTTTAA